The Chryseobacterium indologenes genomic sequence TTGTACTCAGGGTCAATCCATGAGATGGTAACTTTAATTGGAGTATCACCTGTCGCTAAGATATTTTTCGTGTTTACAGCTCCGTTATTTAATGTTTCATTATTGAAAATTACCGTATTGTTAGATTTTCCTACTAATAATTCAGCTCCTTTTTTAGCATCGATGAAACCCCATCCGAACCATGGATCCGGGCCTACATTTCCAGCTTCTGCAGCAGAGTGGATCATTAATGTTTTCGCAGCAGCAGCATTTAATTCCGCATTGTTGAATAATTGCTTATTGATCTGTGTCCAAAGACCGATTACCCCTGTAACGACCGGTGCTGAATAAGAAGTTCCGTCTCCAACTGTTAAGCTTTGGCTACCTGTAGTATCCTCTGCTGTAGAAGCGCTTCCTACACCTGTTCCTACTGCTGTAATATCCGGTTTGATTCCTCCGTCATCTCTAGGACCCGCGCTGCTGTAATTTGAATGAACGACATCTCCGGGAACGGTATATCTTCCTGAATTGGCTGTAATGATATCTGTAGCACCTACTACGATAATATTTTTTGCCAAAGAACCAGGTCCGATACAGTCAAATCCTTGAGAACAGTTGGTTGTTGGTTTTGTGTCTGTGGCAGCAAATGCAACAGGAGCGTTGTTATTATCTGTATAATAGGTAGGTAATGGAGTCGGAGTTGGATAATCAGGGCCATATCCAAAATAATTTCCTGATGACTTTACTATGATATACGTTGGATTATTATAGACAATAGCGTCATAATTCTGATCATTAATAAAGTAAGTTCCTTGTAGGTCCATTGAAGTATTCGGACTGTCAAATATACCACCCCAAACCCATGCGTTGGATCCGTTTACTGTTTTTACATCCCAACCTGCGTTTACACCATATGAATGGTTTGAAATCTTAGGCTGTGCAGTCAGTATCTTTTGGAATACTGTACTGGTAGCAGTTTCTCCAGGTAGTATTGAGCTTCGGAAAGCATAAGAGTCAATAGTTGAATTTTTTGCTATCCCCTGAAAATTAATTGTTTTGGTAGTTCCATTGGTAAAGGTTACTGTCTGGGTATAAGGTTTAGCTCCAATAAATCCTGAAACCGAAGTGGCATGAGCAGAATAGTTCATTGTACTTGCTTCCTTATTGGTAATTCTGTTGGTTGCGTTATTAAAGAAAACATGTCCCGCAAAAGCTCTTCCACCGTCAAATATTGTGTACTTAATATTTTCACCATTGAAAGACCCTGTCAGGCCGGTTACCGTCCCATTTTGAAGAAAATCAGAATTTGAATTTTTGATCTGATCCATATCTTCATTTTTGTTAAATAATGGCTTCCCATCTGGCGTAAATCCAACTAAAGTAGATTTTTGTTCTTCAATTTCCTGCTGAACTTTTAAATCTCTACTAGTGTTTCCGTAGCGTTTTGCCGCATAATTATCAAATTTTGCGTTGTTTTCCCGGTTCTGTTTCGCAAACTCTCTTTTTAGTCCTTCATTGTTTTGCGCACTTATCAATGTGATGGCTAAAGTGCTGATCAAAAGTAAATGTTTCTTCATAATGGTTGTTGAATATTTAAAAAATGTAATTTGTCAAATGTATGGCAAAATATTTTAAAATCGAATATTTTCATTAAATAATTCTAATTTTTTATTGTTAAAGTTTAAAACGTTTATAGATTGGAGTTATTTTGTTTTTTATAATCTCATGGTTGTTATTAGAGATTTCATAATTTTATAGATACGGTCTATATCTCAATTAAAGTATTAATTAGAAAAAATGAAGTAACTTTACATTCTATTTCCTAAAAAAGTTAGAAAATTATATGTATTTAATTTTTGACACAGAAACAACCGGTTTACCAAAAATTTCAACGCTCCGCTTTCAGATTCGGATAACTGGCCCAGAATGGTTCAGATTGCATGGCAGTTACATGATGATGATGGGAACCTGATCGAAAACCAGGATTATATTATAAAACCTGAAGGATATGATATTCCCTTTAACGCAGCAAGAATTCACGGGATTACTACCAAGATTGCCAATGAAGAAGGTCGTGATCTTGAAGAAATCCTTAAGGAGTTTTCTGAAGTACTGAACAGAGTAAGGGTAGTATCCGGACACAATGTTGAGTTTGACTACAATATCGTAGGTGCAGAATTTTACAGAAAAAATATAAAAGATAACCTCCAGGAAAAACCAAGAGCAGACACCATGATTCTTGGAACTGATTATTGTCAGTTAGGCGGTGGGCGTGGAGGCCGCTATAAGTCTCCTAAACTTGAAGAGCTTTATGAGAAGCTTTATGGTCATAAATTTGATGAAGCACACAATGCTGCGGCCGATGTAAATGCTACAGCAAGAGCTTTCTTTGAGATGATGAGGATTGGTGTCGTTCCCGCTGAGGTACTCAAGATTTCTGAAGACCAGCTGGCTTATTTCAAAAGCCTCTATCCGGACCCGATAAAGCCTTTTAATATTGTTGTCAGAAGACAGGTTGCTGATTTTAATAATAAAAAGAAACAACAGGATTTCGGGAGTATTGATGAAATTGACTTAGGTAAATATTTCAATTTTGACAATCATAGTGTGTTCTCAACATTGATGGCGACTACAAGCATCAACGATTTGATTAAAAAAGCTTCTGATGATAACTTTCCTGCCGTAGGAATGGTGGATCTCGGAAATATGATGGGAGCTTTTAAATTCGTTTCTGCAGTAGAGGCGGCCAATGGAGACAGGGCAAAAAAACATAAAGAATATTTAGCAAAAAAACAGGAGGCCGAAGAAAACGGATTGGAATTTAATGAAGAAGAACCGCTTTCCGAACCGTTGATTCCTGTTGTAGGTTGTGAGTTTTATATCTCAGAACGTTACGAACAGAAGCAGTTTACCAAAGATGATCCGGATAGAAGAACGCAGGTGGTACTTTTGGCAAAAGATTTTAACGGATACAAGAATTTAGCAAAACTTTCAAGTATCGGTTTCCTGAAAGGTTTCTATTTTGGGGTACCAAGGATCAGCCGTGAACTGATTGCTCAGTATAAAGAAGGTGTCATTGCCCTTACTTCAGGAATTCACGGCGACATTCCTGATGCGATATTAAATACCGGTGAACAGAAAGGGGAAGAGCTTTTCAAATGGTGGAGCGATACTTTTGGAGAAGACTTTTATGTTCAGCTTCAAAATCATAAGCTGCCGGAAGAAGAGCATTTGAACGAAGTTTTATTATATCTTGCTGATAAATATAATGTTAAAATATTAGCGCAGAACGAAACCTATTATTCTAATAAGGACGATGCGAATATCCAGGATATTGTAAGCTGTATCAAAGATGGTGAAAAATTAACAACCCCTATCGGAAAAGGATTTGGTAAAAGGAGAGGGCTGACTACAGGAGAGTATTACATTAAAAATTCTGATGAAATAAAAGAAGCTTTTCTTGCTTATCCTGATGCATTTGAAGCCTATGATGAATTTTTTGCGAAGTTTAAACCTTATACTTTAAAAAGAGATGTCCTCCTTCCTAAATTTGATATTCCTGAAGAATTTATCCATGCAGAAGATGATATAGATGGAGGTAAAAGAGGGGAGATGGCTTATCTTACCCATCTTACCTATGAAGGTGCAAAAAAAAGATATGTTGATACAGGGATTACCGATGAAATTAAAGAACGTCTTGATTTCGAACTGGAAGTTATTGCTAACACCGGATATCCGGGATATTTCTTAATTGTACAGGATTTTTGTAATGAAGCCCGTAATATGGGGGTGTGGGTCGGTCCCGGAAGGGGATCGGCTGCAGGATCCGCAGTAGCTTACTGTATCGGAATTACGAATGTTGATCCCATTAAATATGACCTCCTATTTGAGAGATTCCTGAATCCGGAAAGGATTTCGATGCCGGATATTGATATCGATTTTGATGATGAGGGAAGAGATCGTGTAATCAAGTGGGTCATTGAAAAATATGGACAAAGTCAGGTCGCTCAGATCATTACTTATTCGGTTCTTGGGGGGAAATCGGCTATTAAAGATGCCGGAAGGGTTCTTGATGTTCCGATTCCGGATACCAATAATATTGCCAAGCTTATTCCTTCAACGCCAGGGATGAATATTGCGAAAGCACTCGCAAAATATGAAAAACTGAAACCTGAAGAACAGATGCTCGTTGATGAGATGAGGTATGTTCTTAATAGTCCTGATGACTCACGTCACGGAGTGCTGGCAAGTGCCAAGAAGATGGAAGGATGTATCAGGAATACCGGTATCCATGCCTGTGGAGTTATCATTACTCCGGAGGATGTAAGTAATCTGGTACCTGTAACCATAGCAGCGAAAGATGCTGATATTCTCGTTTCACAATTCGATAACTCGGTAGCGGAAAGCGCGGGACTCCTGAAGATGGACTTTTTAGGTCTTAGAACTCTTACAATCATCAAAGATGCCTTGAAGCTCGTTAAAGCAAGGTATGGTGTTGATATTGACCCGGATCTTATTCCGTTGGATGATGCCAAAACCTATCAGTTGTTTAAAGAGGGAAGAACGGTTGGGATCTTCCAGTACGAAAGTCCCGGAATGCAGAAGTACATGCGTGAGCTTAAGCCTACGGTTTTTGCCGATCTTATCGCCATGAATGCCTTGTATCGTCCCGGTCCGATTAAATATATCCCGAACTTTATTAACAGGAAGCACGGGATTGAAGAGATCGTCTATGATTTACCGGAAACAGAAGAATATTTAAAGGAAACATACGGAATTACCGTATATCAGGAGCAGGTAATGCTTCTGTCTCAGAAATTAGCCAACTTTACGAAAGGTGAAGCCGATACCCTGAGAAAAGCGATGGGTAAGAAACAGATCGATGTCCTGAACAAGATGTATCCTAAATTCATTGAAGGAGGGAGAAAAAATAACCTCAATGAAGAAAGGCTCGAGAAAATATGGAACGACTGGAAAGCCTTTGCAGAATATGCCTTCAATAAATCTCACTCGACCTGTTATGCGTTTATTGCCTATCAGACCGCATTTTTAAAAGCAAATTATCCTGCAGAATATATGGCGAGTGTGATGAGTAATAACATCAACAACACCGACTCCATTACCATGTTTATGGAAGACTGTAAAAGTATGGGCGTAGACGTTCTTGGGCCGGATGTGAATGAATCTCAGTACAAATTCTCTGTAAACGAAAAAGGGCAGGTTCGTTTTGGCTTAGGAGCCATCAAAGGGATTGGTGAAGGTCCGAGTGAGGCCATTACAAAAGAAAGAGAAAACGGAAGGTTTAAAAATATCTATGATTTCTTTGAGAGAATCCTACCTTCCCAGATGAATAAAAGAGTGGCAGAAAGTTTAGTGCTGGCAGGAGCTTTTGATGAATTGGACTCTTTCCACAGAGGCCAGTATTTTGATATCGATATGGCCGGAAAAACAAATCTGGAACGATTGATAAGATACGGACAGAGCTTTCAGGAAAGTAAAAATGAAATGGAACATTCCCTGTTCGCCGATTTTGCTGAGGAAGTTCAGATCGAACAGCCTAAACTGGCCCCTTGTCCTGAATGGCCTAATATGCATAAACTTAATAAAGAAAAGGAAATCATTGGTTTCTATCTTTCTGCCCATCCATTGGATGAATTTAAATTCCAGTTTCAGTTTATGCAGGGGCAGCTTTCAAAAAAAGCGGTGCTGGAAAAGGATGTAGAGGCTAAAGTATCACCGGATGAAACTCCTGTTTTGGAGCCGGATTCACAAGATGATACCGTGGATCTCGTTGAGATTGTTTCCGATGAATTGCCAACCGGGGAAGAAGAGGTGGTGGAAGAAGTTACCAAAAAAGCAGAGCCTAAAGGAAACTTTATGTTTCTGAACCTTGATGAGGTGGATGCTTATAAAGAACAGGCTTTTGCCAATAAGCAGGAAGAGCTGTTTGAAGAAAAAAGAAAGACTGGAAGACCATTCAGAAAGAAAGAGAAAATGGCGGTGGCGGAAAAGAATATACTGTAGCCGGGCTGATTACCGAATATGTGGTAAAAGATGGTTTCAGAAGCGGTGAAAAAGTAGCATTTGTGACGCTGGAAGATTATTCAGGTTCATATTCTTTCCGTTTAGGAGACAGAGATTATATGAGATTGAAGGAAAAGCTCGAGGTGCAGAGATTTGTTATTTTTAAAATAAAATTTGCCCAGGTAAAAGATGGAAGGGTTTTCGTGAATGTAAATGATGTCATAGAACTTCAGGAAGCCTTCGAAAGGTTTGCGAAAAGTATTTCATTGGTGATGGATGTGATGGATGTACGACCTGAAGACCTGGATTTTTTCAGAACAGTTCTTGACAGAAATAAAGGAAATCAAAAACTGAAGTTCTTCATTAAAAATATAGAAGATGATTCTCATATTGAAGTGCAGTCAATGAAACATTCTGTAGACCTGAATGGAGATTTGATTAAAGAAATTCAACTGCTGAACAAGTATGAGTTCTATCTGAATTGATCAGTAGGAATCTATAAATATCTGAAAAAGTGGCTTTTTGCCACTTTTTTTATGCCGTAATGTAAGTTCAAAGCAACTTTTTTATTATGTTAAATTGGTAGACTGTTGGTTGGGATCTTAATTTTTGTTTCATATTAACTTATTGTATTCCAATTGTTTAAAAAAATAAATCTATTGATTAAATAATTAATAAAATTAAATATTTGTTTAAATTTCATTAAAAATAATGTTGTTTTATTGAATAATATTTACTCATTTTAACTTATTTGTGATTTTGGATTAATTATTTTTTTACATTTATCCCCTAATTTTATTTTTACATGTATGAAAAAACTTCTACTATCGTGTATGATGTCACTGGGAATTGGGGCATCAGCACAAATTTTAGTTAATGAAGGGTTCGAAGGTTCAAGCTTACCTTCCGGTTGGACAAGCACCAACGGGGCAGGGACTACTCTGGCAGCAGGAGGTTACGGATCAAGTGCCGGAACCGCTTGTCAGGGAACTAAGGCCGTGTACAAGAATATTTATGACGGTGTACCAAGTTGGAATATGGTGTATACTTCTACAGCTTCCAATGCTACAGCGCTTAATTATTCTTTTAAATATCTCGCCAAGGGATATAACAGCACTGCCATAATTGATGGAACGGTAGCAGCGGATTATTCCGTAGATAATGGTGCAACCTGGGTCACTATCCTTAGCCCGCTGGCGATTAGTGGATCTGCCAATACCATCATACCCTGTACTACAGTTTCCGGATCAATTCCTGCAGGAACGATTCCTGCAGGTGCAGGTTTTAAACTTAGGCTCAAAAGTACAGCAGTAGGTACCGGTGATTTTTATATGGGATTTGACGATGTTCAGCTTACCCAGGATATAATAAGCCCGCCGGCGTGTAACACGATTTCGACTCCTGCCAATGCCGCTACAGGAGTTTCTGTTACCCCTACTATCACCTGGGCTGCAGGCACAGGAGGAACTAATGGATATAATCTGTATTTAGGGACAACGCCGGGCGGAAACAATATAATCAACGGATTGGATGTAGGAAATGTTACCAGCTATTCAATTACAGCAGCTAATGCATTGAGTTATTCTACCCAGTATTATGCAACGATAGTTCCGAGAAATGTTATAGGTTCTGCAACAGGATGTAATGGATCCAGTTTTACCACAACAACAGTTCCTTGTCCTGCTGTTTCTGCTCCGGCAGCATCAGCTGTAAATGTATCGGTGAATCCAACTTTCACCTGGTCAGCCGTAAGTGCAGCGACAGGATATAAGTTGAGGATAGGAACTACAGCAGGAGGTTCTGATGTACTCAATGATTTTGATATGGGTAATGTTACCAGCTATACCTTGCCAACCTCTCTCAATAATGCCACCACTTACTACTATACAGTAAAATCATATACGGCGACCAGCCTTTCCGCATCCTGTACTGAAAAAATTTTTACAACAGTATGCTTACCTACTTCGGCGCCTTATTCTCAGAATTTTGATACTACCCCCACAGGTTCATCGTCAAACGTTAATGCACCAACGTGCTGGTCATACGTAGAAACGTCCGGCAGTGCAGGTTACGGATATGTATCTTCTACCTCTCCATCTTCCACTCCGAATTGTTACATTTTATTTAACAGTACGGATACTACAGGAAATGTGATGTTGGTTTCTCCGCAGACAACCAATTTGACAAATGGAACAAAAAGAGTTAAATTCATGGCAAAAGGCGGAAGTACAGGATATACGATGTTCGTAGGAACTTTGTCTGATCCTTCTAATCCGGCGTCTTTTGCAGCAGTAGGTAATAGTATTGCGATCACAACTTCCTGGGCGTCATATGTTGTTAATATTCCTGCGGGATCAAATCAGTATCTGGCTTTCAAGCATGGCTTGGGAGGTACTTCAAGATCAGTGTATATTGATGATGTTGTGGTGGAAGATATTCCTTCATGTCTTGAGACTACCGGGGTTACGGTTGGTGCTGTTACCCTGAATTCTGTCGATATTTCATGGACAGCTCCTTCCACACCTCCGGCAAACGGATATGATATTTATTACAGTACGACCAACGTAGCACCTCTGCCTGCTACGGCGCCAAGCATTACTGCTGTTGCCGGTACATCTGCAACTATTCCCGGCTTATTACCATATACCACTTATTATATCTGGGTGAGATCAAGATGTAGCGGCTCAGATCAGAGTGTATGGACCTCTGCCGTGTCTGCTTATACGGGACATTGCATTCCTACAGGAGGTAGCAGCAATACCTTATATTACTATAATAATATTACCACGAATACTTTAGGGTATAATAACCTTGCCTACACGGCTGCATCATATTCGGCATACGTAAATAATTCATCTACATCATTCTCCGGAACTGCAGGAGGAAATATTGATTATTCATTAAAAGCATCAGGAGGAGGTACGTACTACTATTATATCTGGGTAGACTGGAATAATGACCTTGACTTTAATGATGCGGGTGAGACTATGCTTGCTGCTACCGCAGCCTATGCTGCAACGGCTTCAGGATCTTTCGCAATTCCTGCCGGCCAGCCGATGGGAGACTACAGAGTGAGATTCGGGCAGTCTTATAGTGGTACTATTACATCTTGTGGACCGGCCCCTTCAGGAAACTATGTTGACTTTACCCTGAGTGTTGTTGCACCGGCAACATGTATTCCTCCGACGGGAGTTGCTGTTTCAAATATAGCCGCAGATTCTGCTGCAGTGTCTTGGACGGCTTCTACAACGCCTCCGGCCGCGGGTTATGATATGTATTACAGTACTTCAAATACGGCTCCTACAGCATCTACGGTTCCTGTTATTTCGGGTGTGACCGGAACATCTCAGGTTCTTACTACGCTTACTCCTGCAACTACATACTATGTTTGGGTAAGATCCCACTGTAGCGCCAATGATACGAGCGCCTGGTCTGTGTCTGCTAACTTCAAAACAGCTTGTGCAGCGGTATCATCGTTGAATGAAAACTTTGATTCATCAGTTGTTGGAGCGCTTCCTTCATGTTGGCTAAGTATCGGTTCTATGGCGAGCTATGCCAAAGTTTATGCCCTTTCCGGAACAATGATAAGTGCTCCTTATGCATTGTATCTTTATACTGATAATTCTGGTACAGGAATGGTATCTACCCCTGAGCTCCTTAATCTGGATTCTAATAATTATATGATTAGCTTTAAAGGAAGAGCAAATCTTACTGCAGGTGGAGTTGTTCAGATAGGATATTTAACGGATCCTGCCAATACCGGTAGTTTTGTGATATTGGGTACTTATACAACCACAGGTACTACGGTTATTGATAACTATTCGTTGAATATTACCGGAGTTCCTGCCGGTGTTAATAAGCTTGTGCTTAAGCATACAGGATCTCCTGCCAATAGTGTGTTGATTGATGATTTTAATTTCCAGCTTGGTAATCTGTCAACTTCTGAGGTGACAAGGGATAAAAACGAAATCAGACTTTATCCTAATCCGTTCTCTGAAATTGTAAACATTTCCGATGTTTCTAAAGTAAAATCAGTTCAGATTGTTGATGCGGCCGGCAGAGTGGTGAAAACCATTGAAAATCTTTCTTTATCTCTTCATGTGGGAGATTTGAAACAAGGAATGTATTTAGTGGTCTT encodes the following:
- a CDS encoding S8 family peptidase, translated to MKKHLLLISTLAITLISAQNNEGLKREFAKQNRENNAKFDNYAAKRYGNTSRDLKVQQEIEEQKSTLVGFTPDGKPLFNKNEDMDQIKNSNSDFLQNGTVTGLTGSFNGENIKYTIFDGGRAFAGHVFFNNATNRITNKEASTMNYSAHATSVSGFIGAKPYTQTVTFTNGTTKTINFQGIAKNSTIDSYAFRSSILPGETATSTVFQKILTAQPKISNHSYGVNAGWDVKTVNGSNAWVWGGIFDSPNTSMDLQGTYFINDQNYDAIVYNNPTYIIVKSSGNYFGYGPDYPTPTPLPTYYTDNNNAPVAFAATDTKPTTNCSQGFDCIGPGSLAKNIIVVGATDIITANSGRYTVPGDVVHSNYSSAGPRDDGGIKPDITAVGTGVGSASTAEDTTGSQSLTVGDGTSYSAPVVTGVIGLWTQINKQLFNNAELNAAAAKTLMIHSAAEAGNVGPDPWFGWGFIDAKKGAELLVGKSNNTVIFNNETLNNGAVNTKNILATGDTPIKVTISWIDPEYKLPAAGVSWDDAYNNRASRLVNDLDLKITDVTTNTVYLPWKLNATSPMTPAIKGDNTVDNVEQVVIDAPVAGRTYKIEISHKGTLKNNATPSATAPQDYSIIVTGFNQVLGTQDTKTSVFNELAIAPSITKDVTNILKAPKKSTFTVYDLSGKKLQNGVVNNDKEPLDLSAYTKGVYIIEVKTGKETISKKVIKE
- a CDS encoding fibronectin type III domain-containing protein, coding for MKKLLLSCMMSLGIGASAQILVNEGFEGSSLPSGWTSTNGAGTTLAAGGYGSSAGTACQGTKAVYKNIYDGVPSWNMVYTSTASNATALNYSFKYLAKGYNSTAIIDGTVAADYSVDNGATWVTILSPLAISGSANTIIPCTTVSGSIPAGTIPAGAGFKLRLKSTAVGTGDFYMGFDDVQLTQDIISPPACNTISTPANAATGVSVTPTITWAAGTGGTNGYNLYLGTTPGGNNIINGLDVGNVTSYSITAANALSYSTQYYATIVPRNVIGSATGCNGSSFTTTTVPCPAVSAPAASAVNVSVNPTFTWSAVSAATGYKLRIGTTAGGSDVLNDFDMGNVTSYTLPTSLNNATTYYYTVKSYTATSLSASCTEKIFTTVCLPTSAPYSQNFDTTPTGSSSNVNAPTCWSYVETSGSAGYGYVSSTSPSSTPNCYILFNSTDTTGNVMLVSPQTTNLTNGTKRVKFMAKGGSTGYTMFVGTLSDPSNPASFAAVGNSIAITTSWASYVVNIPAGSNQYLAFKHGLGGTSRSVYIDDVVVEDIPSCLETTGVTVGAVTLNSVDISWTAPSTPPANGYDIYYSTTNVAPLPATAPSITAVAGTSATIPGLLPYTTYYIWVRSRCSGSDQSVWTSAVSAYTGHCIPTGGSSNTLYYYNNITTNTLGYNNLAYTAASYSAYVNNSSTSFSGTAGGNIDYSLKASGGGTYYYYIWVDWNNDLDFNDAGETMLAATAAYAATASGSFAIPAGQPMGDYRVRFGQSYSGTITSCGPAPSGNYVDFTLSVVAPATCIPPTGVAVSNIAADSAAVSWTASTTPPAAGYDMYYSTSNTAPTASTVPVISGVTGTSQVLTTLTPATTYYVWVRSHCSANDTSAWSVSANFKTACAAVSSLNENFDSSVVGALPSCWLSIGSMASYAKVYALSGTMISAPYALYLYTDNSGTGMVSTPELLNLDSNNYMISFKGRANLTAGGVVQIGYLTDPANTGSFVILGTYTTTGTTVIDNYSLNITGVPAGVNKLVLKHTGSPANSVLIDDFNFQLGNLSTSEVTRDKNEIRLYPNPFSEIVNISDVSKVKSVQIVDAAGRVVKTIENLSLSLHVGDLKQGMYLVVLNMKDGTKQTIKTIKK